TACGGCTGGAGACACTGAGTTTTTGAAAAATAGATGAGAGATGAAATTTGACGGTATGCTCAGAAATCTGCAAACGTTTAGCCATCGCTTTATTCCCCAACCCAGAACCAAGCATACCTAAAACTTCTATCTCGCGTGGTGTCAATGTTTGTACAGGATTTGCCACCACTTTTTCTCGAATAGACAGTAATTCTATAGCATCCGGGTGCAGCACCACTAAACCAAAAGCGATCGCCTCCACAGCCGCGACAATTTCTAACTCTGTGCTAGTACTGGGCAATATCCCCCGGATACCAGAACGTAATGCCGTCTCTAAGTCGATGCTATCGAGTTCCTCAATAATGGCGATCGTTCCTAATGGGTATTGCTGTTCTTGAATAAGCAGTAATTTTTCCCACACCGATTGTTGAAGGTTAGCGCTCAAATCTATCAGCACCACATCTGGTTGTAATTGCCCAACTTCCCTTGCCAATTCATCCAAATCGGATGCACTCCCCACAACCGTCAGCCGAGGATTGGTAGTCACCACAGCTGATAACCCTGCCCGCACAACAGGGGAAGTGGCAACTACCATTACTCGAATCACGTTGCCTCCACAGCAGTTTTTCCAGACTGCACTGCAACATAAATCACTAATTGCTGCCCGCCGCGTAGGAGTTGTAGCGGCACAGATCCTTTACTGTCATAGAGATATTTAGTTAAATCATTCACGGTAGTGAATAATCGCCCCGAAACTCCAATTAAAATATCGCCGATTTGCACACCAGAAGTTTCCGCAACACTACCAGGTAAAATTGACAACACCAATAAACCCAAGCTACGCCTACCTAAAAGCACAGGTTGCAGCGTGACTCCTAGTTGCGGACGACTATTTCCCTGTAAAAAACGCTCAACGGTGTTGCTGGGAACTGCTACAGCCAAACCATTAACAATCATGGTGTTAATTCCCACGACTCGGCCTTGACAATCGGCAAGTGGTCCTCCAGAGTTTCCAGGATATAGTTGCAAATCAGCCATAACAGCCCGCGAATTATTTGCATAGATAATTCCAGTTGTCACAGCACCACTGTCAGCAAAGGGATTACCCACCGCCAAGATTAATTCACCTACTCGTAGTGCCTCAGAATTGCCAATAGTTGCAGCAGTTAAATCAGTGGCGACAATTTTCAGGGCTGCTAAATCCTGCTGTGGATCAAACTGTGTACGCACCGCATCAAATACTCTTCCATCTGCCAATTCCACAGTTGCACGGTTGCTGGTTGCGACATGGGCATTAGTGATAATTAGTCCGTCAGTTTGCCAAATTACACCGGAACCGATTCCTAGAGAGCCACTTTTCACTTTAACAGTGCGTAGGCGTAGTTTAGCAGCTACCTCTGTCAATTCAGCAGCAATATTAGTTAATGTTGTGTTTGCCATGTTATACAATTTTTCCCCATGTCAAAGTAGAATCTGTTAGCTGACAATAGTTTTTAGTCGGGTTGGGATAATTGAGAATGCTGCAAGATATCAGTCAACCCAACTTTGGAAAGCAAATTTTGACAGTTTCGAGTTCAGAGGCTCAACGTCCGAGCAAAAAGGTCGAAGTTCCGAGTTCAGAGGCTCAACATTCGAGCAAAAAGGTCGAAGTTCCGAGTTCAGAGGCTCAACGTCCGAGCAAAAAGGTCGAAGTTCCGAGTTCAGAGGCTCAACATTCGAGCAAAAAGGTCGAAGTTCCGAGTTCAGAGGCTCAACGTTCGAGCAAAAAGGTCAAAGTTCCGAGTTCAGAGGCTCAACATTCGAGTAAAAAGCTTGAAGTTCCGAGTTCAGAGGCTTGAATGAATAGAAAATCTAGATAAATCTTCTTGACAGAGCTAGTTAAGGAATTTCCAGAAATTAAATGATCCAATTTTTAGAGCAAAGATGACATCGGATTCTTCCCCCCTGCCCCCTGCTCCCCTGCTCCCCTGCCTCCCCTGCTCCCCTGCCTCCCCTGCTCCCCTGCCTCCCCTGCTCCCCTGCTCACACTTATTCCTCCTTAGTAGGTCGTTCGCCAACTGCGATCGCTAACTCAATTAACACTCCACCCCGGATAACTTGCAGGTTGACGGTTTTACCAATGCGATCGCTACTATTGAGCAGCGCCAACACATCACCTGTATCGCCTACAGTTACGCCATCAAACGTTACCAAAATATCGCCAAGCAACACGCCTGCATTATCAGCAGGCCCAGAAGACTCAACATTAACGACAATTACCCCAGTTGCAGAAGTTAAATTGAGGGCTGTTTTTAGGTTTTTTGGTAAGCGTACAGGTTGCATTCCCACACCCAAGTAGCCTTTTGAAATGCGTCCTTTTGCTACCAATTGGTCAACCACACGATCGACTGTAGCAGTGGGAATAGTCAGAGCAGTACCACGCCGCCCCGATGTATTCATACCTACCACAAAACCAGCAGCATCTACGAGCGGCCCACCAGCAAAACCAGAGTAAAGGGTGATGTCTGGGCGGATGAATTGGTCAATATTCCCGCCATTCATACTGCGCCAAGCACCGCTAACTACACTTACCGCACCCATCGCTGCCCTTAAGTCACCTTCGCTACCTCTTGATAGTCCCAACACCAGATGACCAACTTTGAGCGTTTTGGCATCGCCAATTTTTGCCACAGGTATTTCTACATTTTCTAGTTTAAAAACAGCTATATCGGTGCTAGAGTCATGACCAACAAGTGTTACTGGTACAGTGCTACCATTTGATAGAGTAATGGTGATGTCGTCATAGCGCTGGAGAGACTCATCAGAGGTAACAATGATGCCATTACGCCAGTGAATACCACTTGGGGAAACACGAGTACCCCCATTCACAGCAACCACAGCACTTCCAGCTTGTTCTACGGTGTCAGCTAAACTGTTGGACAAAGCCACTAATGAAGACATAAGATTTTTCCAAAAACATTCTTAGATGTTCATATCGTGTCCTTTTCTCAACACAGATGACATCGGAAAAATGGGGAGAACTCATCCTAGAAAAATGGCTAGGATCGTTGACATACTCCCCGGAATTGAATTCGGGGGATTCTAGCTTCAAACAGCAATTGCAGTCATAGACTGTCTAACATCACCTAAGCCAACAGTCGATGCCCTATTTGTACAAAATCGTGGGTTTTGAGACGCGATAAATCGCCGTCTCTACAAGTGTTTTGGTTATTTATTACCATCAATCCACGCAGCTTGAAAAAATTCATGCTCACAAAACATCGCATAACGGTAGGTTGAATTCACTACAGCATTGTTAGTGGCATAATTCTCAACTAAACTTTCTAATTGTTTTGCTAGTGATTGAAAGTCTGTGCTGCTGTAAGTACGAATCCAGTCTGCATATTGATGATTAGGAATACCATGAAGAGCCAACTGTTCTCCCAAGAAGCCATACAAACGCATACAAGGAGACATCGCCGCAGCAGTTAAACCCACATCTCCACTCCAAGCAGTTGCTAACAAAAAATCAGTATAGCGGCGGGTGGCATAGCCAGCTTCCACAGAATCTAAATTCACTCCCCACTGGGAAGCATAGCTACTATGCAGCCGTAGTTCTTCTAAAACTCCACTCGCTAAGTTATGAAATGTGGTAAAACCTAACCAGTCTGGTGCTTTAGCTGCGGCGATACTGTACGCCCGCGCAAAAGCTTCTAAGAAAAAAGCATCTTGCCCCACGTAGTAAGCAAATTTTACCGACTCAAGAATACCATTGCCAATGCCTTGAACGAAAGGATGCTCTAGGCAAGCTTGGGCTAAGTCTTGATTTGCTGCCCATAATTCATTAGATAAAGCCATTTGTTAAAAGTCATTTGTCAACTGTTATTAATGGTATAGGAATGCGGTTTGATTTCTGTTCGCGCAGCGTGGCGTAGCCATATTTGCTTGCGTGGGAAGGCAAGAGGCAAGAGGCAATAGGCAATAGGCAATAGGAAAGAAGGGATAGATCCATACTGAGTTTTGTTCAAAAATCAAATAGGAGTTCTATATCAGGAAGCCGAAGCCAAAAAAGAAGAAAAACGAACCGCAAAGAACGCAAAGGACACAAAGAAAGAAAAAAAGAAAGAAGAAGTTAAAAGGGTTTGGCGCAAACTCACAAAGAAATGGTATTACTCCCACAACAATACACAGGGTAAGTCATTGTTTGCTAAACGTAACAGCTCGTAGCCAATGCCAGCAGTTCCTTGGAATAAACCAGGGTTAAATACGGAACTTGGCAAGTTAGCAAATAGTTGATAAGCTCCAGTTCGGTTGGCTCTAGCTACGACATTCGTCGCATTTTGGAGAGCAATTTGATGCCAATCGGAGCGATCGCAACGTTGAGCGCCCACTAACAATACCTCAACTCTACCCATATTGCCACAGCAAAGATGATCGATGGCTTCTAAGCCAAAGTTCTCAGTGGTTCGCAATGCAATTTCAATTTCTTGCTGAATTTCTGCTGTGTTCAAAATCTCCAAACTACCCAACCGCGCCAAGCCAATCCCGGCTGCACCATGACACCACTGGCTAGGAAAGGTAACTTTTCCTCCTGTTCGTTCTGCTTTGTGAGAAACTGGCCAGTTGCCCCTAGACTCAGAAAAGACAGTGCGTTCATACTCAATACCTTCTTGAGCAGCTGCCAAATAAGATTGATCTTGGGTAACTGTGTAGAGTCGCAGCAGTGCATAGGCAATTCCTGCGGCTCCGTGAGAAAAACCTGCCAAGGGGATTTTACCAAGGGTTTGCCATGCTCTGGTTGCACCTGTCTCACTGTAGCGATAAGCTAGTAAATGTTGTCCGCAGGCGATCGCCTTCAGTAAAATATTTTCGTTACCTGTGGCTTGATAAAGGGACAATAACCCTAAAATTGCTCCAGCAGATCCGCCAATGATATCCAATTTTTTATCCCCAGCAATCAGTTCTGATGTTATCCAACTGGCTAATGCTTGGGCATCTTGTAATAGTGTTTCATCACCCAGAAATTGACTAATTTTCACTAAGGCATAGATCATCGAACCCAAGCCAGTTGCACCACCGATTCCTGCAAAGCTAGCCATTCGTTGCCGAGATTCTAAATCAAGGGTTTGGATTTGCTGACGCAAGGGTTGTAAACTTTTTAATGCCAACTCGTATGAGCGTGGATCGTCAGTTATTTGAGCAAGTGCTGCAAAAAACAGAGCAATCCCACAACGTCCTTCATAAAAACTGTGGTCCAACACTTGCAACCGAAATCGCTCTGCTTCTGGCACCGAGACTAAGCCAATCCAGTTGATGCTACCATCAAAATCCATAATAGCTCTGGTTTCTAGTTGAGTAGCGATCGCTTGTGCTTCTGCAATCAGTTGTTCTGTGGTGAGTAATGGTAGTGACTCGGCTTGCCATTTCTCATGTTCTCCAGTTGAGGTTTGCGCTAACTGGGCATAAAAGGAACCTTGAATGATTGCTACTTGTCGAGCCAAGTCTGTTTCATCCATAGCCAGCAATTGAGCGAGAGTTTGTTGATAACTAGGTTGTTTGAAATACCCAGGAATTGAGAGATGCTCTCCTACACACAACTCATCACTAGCAGCACTAGCACTAAAGTAAGGAATATCCAATTGTTCCATCGCTTGCACTTCTGCATTGAATATAGGCCAGGCATTCGGTTTTTCTTGAGCCACCAAAAATGCACGACTGAGTTGCTCTAGTTCAATACTGTAGTCAACGCCACACTTCAGATAATCCGGTGTTAATACTTTTTGCAAAATTGTCCCGTAGAGCCGAGTGTGGCGGAAGATAAAACGTACTTGCTGCTTCTGCATAACTCCTAGTGGACTATTGGGCGCTAGTAAAACTTGCTTGTGCGCCATCAAGAAGCGATACATCTGCTCGAACCCGGCAACAATTTGCGCCTGATAATCATGGGGAGATAAGACGGTATCACCTATGCGTGGGACATTCTTCTCTATAGGTAAAGTGACAGACTCATAGCGCAAGTACATATCATCGGTATTAATTAGCTGCCAACGAGGAACTTTCCGGGGTGACTGCTGGAGAGCTGTACTACCTAAGCCACTAATATCGTAAGCAACAGTGCGATCGCTACTCAAGTCCCAACGTGGCAAAAATCCTGTGCGGAGTACGGAGTTCCAAAACTGCTGCATCGCAATTGTTTCCCACTCTTGAGCATCGGGTGAATTTTCGATCGCCTTAGCTTCATGGTGTAACAAAGTTTCCATGTCAAGTAACACCAGATGTTCACCACTGGCAATTAAGTTTTCGTAGTGACAGTCTGTTCCCCGTAAAACATAAATCACACACAACAACATTCCAGCTCGTTGATAAAACCTGGCGGCGGCGGCTTCATCAACACAGGGCTGATGCTCGACATATTCTACCCAACCGTAATCATCTCGGTTAATAACTTGGATCGCTTTGAAATCTAATAATTGGCTGTGGTGATTGCACCAAGTCAAAAAGTTGTTAAAAGCTGCTTCTAGTTTTAAATCTTTGGGTTTGTAGACAAGTTTTAACCCAGACTCAAAGGTAAGTAAAATAACGCCTCGTCCTCGCTTGTGAGGATCGGAAAGAGAGGTTTGAACAGCAGCAACTTTGTCTTTAGCTGATGTTGAGCCAAAAATTTGTTGAATGTCTTTTGTGTCGTGAGCTAGGCGTTCGATAAATTCGCCAGTGGACTCTACCCAAAAATTTACCGTCGTTGCCACTAACCGACCAAGGACGGGATACTTTTGAAAGAATGTCAGCAATCCATCTTGCAGGAGTTGATTGACAAATTTTGTGTACTGTGTATTATTGCCGCTCTTTGTTTTCAGTTCCAACAAATTAAGCAAGTTCCTACCAAACGAGCGTACCTGGGAAAATTCCAAATCCAGTGTCTTACTACAAAGTCTTGCTAATTGTTGTAGCAAACTGCGTTCCAAAGAGCGGTAAGCTGCTTCTGTAAAAATCGATAACGGAAGAGAGTCGTGTGTAAGTTGCACAAAACCTAGGCGAGACAATAATTGCTCTCTAGCAACCTGAATAGCTGGTAACAGAAGGTCTTCAAAAGGGATAGAATTTTGTGATTCGATTGGTAAAAATGCTTCTCTTACTGGGATAAATTCTTTAGCAGTTTGGATGATTTGCCCCAAAGTTTCTGCCCAGTCTGGCAATAATTGCTTGGCAAGCCGCACACTTCCTAATCGGGGACGAATGCTATCAAGCTCTAACCCATCCCACTGTAAGCGTTTATGCAACATATCCCAACTGCCTTGTGCCACAACTTGACCCCAGCGATCAATCCTATGGTTAATTTCCTGTTCATGGATGCGATCGCCATCCATGACAAATTGTTCTGTCTGGAGGCGTTCCCCAAGAAAGCTGGCATTGGCAACGATAATTGCTAGGTCGTGTGGTGTAATCTGCTGAGATGGAACAAGCTGTTGGGTTATGGCTAAATTCTTCATGGTAGTAGCTAAACAGGAGCAGAAACAATTTGAGTGGACGCTATATTTGTGGGAATAAATACTAATAGCCTGAAACAAACCTTAAGTTTAAATATCAATAAATACTTGCCATATATATATAATAAGTAAGTTGGCACAATCAGAACAAACTAGACTAGAATCCTTATGCCTATTTCCTATTTCCTATTGCCTTATCCCAACGACAATTATTTACGCCCACTTATTTAGATGCATATAAATGTAATCCCCCCAGCCCCTCTTGCAGAGAGTAAGGAAGGGGAGATATGTTACTAAGCACCACTATTTATTAAGTCCTGGTGCAAGGTATCAAAATTGCCTAATTTTACCTAGGCGCAACCTGCTGTACAATGCCAGTCAATATCCTTATTGGTATGATTAGCAGACATCATAGCTCCACTAACACTGAGTAATTCCTCTTCACTCAACTCGTAGGATTCTACAGAATTTAAATCTGTCAGTATTTGAGAGATAGCTTCAGTTGTGAAGTTGTAGCCCTTTTCTGCACCCGCAGCCATAATCAATTTGATGGATTCTGCTAGGTTAGTTGCTTCTTCAATCTTTTGTTGCAGTTGAGCATTTGACAGTAGTTCTTTGATTTGTGATAACATAAAATTTTCCTCCGTTCTTGTTGATTTAGTATTTAGCTACATTTGATTTGATTTAGACAGTTCCAGCAGGGAATTTGCATTTGTCCGGTGCAGCTTTCTCTGCTGAACTGGTTTTAATGTAGAGATAAATCGGGGAGAACTAGGGGAGATAATTTAGAAAATGTTTGAAAAGTTGAAGAGAAGCAAAAATCATGCAAGCCGCACGATCATAATACTTATCATTGCAATATAAATAAAAGTGGCGTTGCGGAATCATTGAATGATTTCGCCCAATTAAGAACTAATTTTCAATGGTTTTGACTGCCAATTCACCGCGCAAGCAAATTTTTGTAAGACACCGATATTGAAAACATCCAACTAACATCTGTCAAAATATTAGAGGTCGTTCTATCAAAGGCCAAAATCTTGCTGAGGAAAATGTATTTCTAATTATTCTCGAATTCAATCAGAAGAATCTACCAATCTAGTATACTGCGGAGCAAGTTTGCCTATCTTTAACCGGTTGCTCAGAGCAACTTATTTTCCTTTAAGGTAGAGGAACTGATTGATCGTATTTACAATGATTTGGCACTGCTGGCGTGAGCGAGTGGGTGCTGATAGAGAAATTGGTTTAGCTGATATCAATTCCAGTTGTACTAAATACCACGGAATTCGAGTCTTTATGGGTATATGAATCACTTGAGCTTGCTGAACTGAAGTTAGCTCTTTTTGTGTGGTAAATGTACCAAACAATTGGTAGCGTTTCTCTAACGTCATCTGCCCTGAGATTTTGTCAAAATCACACAAGATTTGCATTGGTATTGTTAGAGACTGCAAAATGACTCCAATTCCAGGCAAAAAGAATACAACTCCATTAAAAAATCCTGCCCAACGATCGTCCTGTTGAATTTCTAGCCCAGGTTGTTGAGGGTTATGGATGAAAGCGTTGATTTTGTCTGCAATTTGCCTGTGTTTTTCGCTCACAGTTACTCCGTAGTTAACTAATTTTACCTCGTGAATATTAGAAGTATGCAGGACAACTCCAGTCCCATGTGTTGTCTTGACATAGGCTGCCGTTAGCTTCCCAGGAATTAAGGTTGTCTGTGTTCTTAGTAAGCCGACAGTTGTTTGTTGACAGCTCATTTGGGCAGGCTTAATTCGCTGACATTTCAATGTAGTGACATTGCCTGTCACAATAGCTATCCCCAATCCAACTGTCACAAAAGGAATACCAAATAATACTCCCCAGAGCCATTGTTCATCGTGACCTTGAAGTTTTAATCTAGTCGATGTTTGCTCAATAATATTCATTTGATAACAAATCTAGCTAATACCCGTGACAAATCACCAGGTTTAAAGTTCCCCTCAGTAGGTTGCCGATTTTGGTAGGCTGGTTCCAGATAAAGATATTTACAATAAATATTTGTGAATTGGGTATGAGGTTGAATTGCCCAGTCAAAAATACAGGCTCCAGTTAATAATGGCAAGGGAAAAATCTCTATTTTGCACCTCGGAATGACTAAAATCAGCATCAGTTAAGTTCGCTTTTCTAAAAGATGTTCCAGGATTGCTCTGAATAGATTGAATTATCCATTTGAAAATACGAAAGGTGATGATTGTAGAAATGACCATCAGCAGTAAAAGGAAAAATCCCTGGACACTGCTTCCATCACTGAAACTAGAAGTGCTAATCATGGCAAGCCCAACCGTAAAACTGCTCATTACCGCAAACAGTATAGTAATGACTCCAATACCTAAGAAATTTGTGACTTCTGGAAAGTTGGAAGTAATACTATCTTGGATAAATATCTGGAATATTAGAGCCAATAGCGGCATAGAACCCAAAAAGAAGTTAAATATTTTATCAAAGCGATCGCTAAATAAGACACTTGACATCTGGCCTACAATCCAGGGCTATTTCATTCTAAATGTAGACGCGATATGGTAAGATGCAGCGCCAGTTCTACTTCAAGCATCTATTACCGTGTCTGAAATCGAAATTATCAAAGCTTTTGCAGGTCTAAAAGACCCCCGTCAACATGAGCGCCTCGAAATATAAAGGACGGGCAAGATGCCCATCCCACAAAACAAACAAAATCATCCCGCAAATATGCAACGCCAAATGTTTCTATCAATCAACAGGTTGTCCTTGGTATGCTGAGATGCGTCTAAATTATATAAATCGTTGATGGTTGACGGTTGACAGTCATCAGTCAACAGTCATCAGTTAAATGCGTAATAGTTTATGATAGCGGCAATTCGGCAAAAAATTCGTAGTGCTTACGCGGATAATCCACACTTAGCACTATGTCACTGGTTTCATGAGTTCGACAATTATGTGGATAGTGACAACTTTGCAGTGTGTGAAGGATTACTTAGCGAAATCTGCAAGGAAGCTTATCCTCCACTTGCTGCAAAAGAACAAGCTTATGTAGATAGTCGTGAAGGTGTCCTGTGGCTAAAAAAAGGCATTGAGCATCATAAACAGAGTCGCTTTGAAGAAGCGCAAAATTACTACCAAAAGAGTCTAAAAATTCAGCAGCGTGTCCAATGCAGAGATGCTCAAACTAATGTGAAGGTATTTCAAAGTGTGTTGGCAGAGGATTGTCTGAATGGCACACCATCGTACCTAAAATTAGACAGTTTTGCTCAAGAGTTGCATGTGCTAGGAGGTAGTGAATCGCTGTTGTGCGATCGCCTCAGCACATCTACCACACCAGAGGAGCGTTCTCAAATCCTGTTTGCAGCCGTGCAAGCTCGTCTGACTAAGCCACTTGTACAAGCCTTTAGATCGCCAGACGAGCAGACGCGGATGATGGGTATAGCAGGATTAGGACGTTTTAAACAAATCAATGAGACGCAAGTTCTTCTAGAAGGTTTGTACGACTCTAACTGGTTTGTGCGTTGGCGAGCTGCTGAAGCACTGGCACACCAAATAGTTATCTGTTCAGCCTGTAATAGTGAAAACCCAATTGGGATAAAGTCTTGTCAAGCCTGTCCAGCAGATATCAACTTACCTGAAGTTACTACAGACTTATTTATTCAAAAATTATGTGCAGTGCTAGATCGAGAAACATCTCCAGATGTCCGCCGGGTACTGGTGATGCTGTTGGGACAAACAAACAACACTGGTGTAACTCTAACATTGCTAGCAGCACTCGACGATTCCGATGCAGATGTAAGGATTGCTGTGATTGAAGCATTGGGAAAAATTGGTGTTCCCTCTGGTACAATCGAGAAGCTTCGGAATGTAAGTGATGGCAAAAGCTTATTAGGCGGTAGCATCAAGGAGACGTTGGAAAAAATTATCGGCACGATCGCAGACCAGTCACTTCGTTCCGAAACGGCGATAGCCACGTACATCGTTTCTCAAGATGGAGATGGCGATTATGGCACCATTAGTAAGGCGATCGCCAGTGTGCCACCAGGCAGCCGTATCCTTGTGCAGCCTGGTTTATACAACTAAGGACTAATTATCAATAAGCCACTAGAAATTATTGGTGCAGGTCCGATTACAGATATTATTATCGAGAGTCATAGCTCCAGTTGTATTTTAATGCAGACGAAATACGCTCTCGTGCGTGGCTTTACATTGCATGGAAAAGCGGAAAAATGCTACGTGGTAGATATTCCCCAAGGACAGATCGTCTTAGAGGATTGCGACATTACTAGTGATTATCTTTCTTGCGTGGCCATTCATGGTTATACAGCCAATCCTGTTATCCGTCGCTGTCAAATTCACGATGGCAAAAACAGTGGTATTTATTGTTGGGAAAATAGCCAAGGGA
The Nostoc punctiforme PCC 73102 genome window above contains:
- a CDS encoding TenA family protein, whose product is MALSNELWAANQDLAQACLEHPFVQGIGNGILESVKFAYYVGQDAFFLEAFARAYSIAAAKAPDWLGFTTFHNLASGVLEELRLHSSYASQWGVNLDSVEAGYATRRYTDFLLATAWSGDVGLTAAAMSPCMRLYGFLGEQLALHGIPNHQYADWIRTYSSTDFQSLAKQLESLVENYATNNAVVNSTYRYAMFCEHEFFQAAWIDGNK
- a CDS encoding HEAT repeat domain-containing protein; translation: MIAAIRQKIRSAYADNPHLALCHWFHEFDNYVDSDNFAVCEGLLSEICKEAYPPLAAKEQAYVDSREGVLWLKKGIEHHKQSRFEEAQNYYQKSLKIQQRVQCRDAQTNVKVFQSVLAEDCLNGTPSYLKLDSFAQELHVLGGSESLLCDRLSTSTTPEERSQILFAAVQARLTKPLVQAFRSPDEQTRMMGIAGLGRFKQINETQVLLEGLYDSNWFVRWRAAEALAHQIVICSACNSENPIGIKSCQACPADINLPEVTTDLFIQKLCAVLDRETSPDVRRVLVMLLGQTNNTGVTLTLLAALDDSDADVRIAVIEALGKIGVPSGTIEKLRNVSDGKSLLGGSIKETLEKIIGTIADQSLRSETAIATYIVSQDGDGDYGTISKAIASVPPGSRILVQPGLYN
- a CDS encoding S1C family serine protease — translated: MSSLVALSNSLADTVEQAGSAVVAVNGGTRVSPSGIHWRNGIIVTSDESLQRYDDITITLSNGSTVPVTLVGHDSSTDIAVFKLENVEIPVAKIGDAKTLKVGHLVLGLSRGSEGDLRAAMGAVSVVSGAWRSMNGGNIDQFIRPDITLYSGFAGGPLVDAAGFVVGMNTSGRRGTALTIPTATVDRVVDQLVAKGRISKGYLGVGMQPVRLPKNLKTALNLTSATGVIVVNVESSGPADNAGVLLGDILVTFDGVTVGDTGDVLALLNSSDRIGKTVNLQVIRGGVLIELAIAVGERPTKEE
- a CDS encoding type 2 lanthipeptide synthetase LanM family protein, with translation MKNLAITQQLVPSQQITPHDLAIIVANASFLGERLQTEQFVMDGDRIHEQEINHRIDRWGQVVAQGSWDMLHKRLQWDGLELDSIRPRLGSVRLAKQLLPDWAETLGQIIQTAKEFIPVREAFLPIESQNSIPFEDLLLPAIQVAREQLLSRLGFVQLTHDSLPLSIFTEAAYRSLERSLLQQLARLCSKTLDLEFSQVRSFGRNLLNLLELKTKSGNNTQYTKFVNQLLQDGLLTFFQKYPVLGRLVATTVNFWVESTGEFIERLAHDTKDIQQIFGSTSAKDKVAAVQTSLSDPHKRGRGVILLTFESGLKLVYKPKDLKLEAAFNNFLTWCNHHSQLLDFKAIQVINRDDYGWVEYVEHQPCVDEAAAARFYQRAGMLLCVIYVLRGTDCHYENLIASGEHLVLLDMETLLHHEAKAIENSPDAQEWETIAMQQFWNSVLRTGFLPRWDLSSDRTVAYDISGLGSTALQQSPRKVPRWQLINTDDMYLRYESVTLPIEKNVPRIGDTVLSPHDYQAQIVAGFEQMYRFLMAHKQVLLAPNSPLGVMQKQQVRFIFRHTRLYGTILQKVLTPDYLKCGVDYSIELEQLSRAFLVAQEKPNAWPIFNAEVQAMEQLDIPYFSASAASDELCVGEHLSIPGYFKQPSYQQTLAQLLAMDETDLARQVAIIQGSFYAQLAQTSTGEHEKWQAESLPLLTTEQLIAEAQAIATQLETRAIMDFDGSINWIGLVSVPEAERFRLQVLDHSFYEGRCGIALFFAALAQITDDPRSYELALKSLQPLRQQIQTLDLESRQRMASFAGIGGATGLGSMIYALVKISQFLGDETLLQDAQALASWITSELIAGDKKLDIIGGSAGAILGLLSLYQATGNENILLKAIACGQHLLAYRYSETGATRAWQTLGKIPLAGFSHGAAGIAYALLRLYTVTQDQSYLAAAQEGIEYERTVFSESRGNWPVSHKAERTGGKVTFPSQWCHGAAGIGLARLGSLEILNTAEIQQEIEIALRTTENFGLEAIDHLCCGNMGRVEVLLVGAQRCDRSDWHQIALQNATNVVARANRTGAYQLFANLPSSVFNPGLFQGTAGIGYELLRLANNDLPCVLLWE
- a CDS encoding response regulator transcription factor, with protein sequence MIRVMVVATSPVVRAGLSAVVTTNPRLTVVGSASDLDELAREVGQLQPDVVLIDLSANLQQSVWEKLLLIQEQQYPLGTIAIIEELDSIDLETALRSGIRGILPSTSTELEIVAAVEAIAFGLVVLHPDAIELLSIREKVVANPVQTLTPREIEVLGMLGSGLGNKAMAKRLQISEHTVKFHLSSIFQKLSVSSRTEAVAVGVRLGLIML
- a CDS encoding S1C family serine protease; the encoded protein is MANTTLTNIAAELTEVAAKLRLRTVKVKSGSLGIGSGVIWQTDGLIITNAHVATSNRATVELADGRVFDAVRTQFDPQQDLAALKIVATDLTAATIGNSEALRVGELILAVGNPFADSGAVTTGIIYANNSRAVMADLQLYPGNSGGPLADCQGRVVGINTMIVNGLAVAVPSNTVERFLQGNSRPQLGVTLQPVLLGRRSLGLLVLSILPGSVAETSGVQIGDILIGVSGRLFTTVNDLTKYLYDSKGSVPLQLLRGGQQLVIYVAVQSGKTAVEAT